The following proteins come from a genomic window of Proteinivorax hydrogeniformans:
- a CDS encoding GerMN domain-containing protein codes for MKIRLLLLGLVIFLLVFMCVGCLDKVFGPIEETETEKNKEKDKATEVDATNENYLDIDFYVVDDTTNKLLPVSINYPRKEGIAYATVMELVSGSDIHQKIEGYDLSLPLLEGTEVLGINIDEKAAVVDFNNQLLNFEDQNQEKLAVTSLVYTLTQYSTIEKVQIRIAGSIVEELTHGTKVNLPISRETLGINVEVEDGVDLKNSDKITVYHPVLRNETNLYIPVTRVINSNQNHLKTAVGLYLNGADFSQPFEEESEVMKTQVKENVAVVSLSKEFTSYPKQMEEGIVKSLILTITELDRIEKVQLLIEGHPKVLPAGTDLNNIMDRPAFAKIN; via the coding sequence ATGAAAATCAGGCTTTTACTGTTAGGGTTAGTAATTTTTCTTTTAGTTTTTATGTGTGTAGGTTGCCTTGACAAAGTTTTTGGTCCCATCGAAGAAACTGAAACAGAAAAAAATAAAGAAAAAGATAAGGCTACCGAGGTAGACGCAACAAATGAAAACTATTTAGACATAGATTTTTATGTTGTTGATGATACTACTAACAAACTTTTGCCTGTCAGCATAAATTATCCTAGAAAAGAAGGTATAGCCTATGCTACAGTAATGGAGCTCGTTTCCGGAAGCGATATACATCAAAAAATTGAGGGTTACGATTTAAGTTTACCATTACTGGAAGGGACCGAGGTCCTTGGCATTAATATTGATGAAAAAGCGGCAGTGGTGGATTTTAATAATCAGTTACTTAACTTTGAGGATCAAAATCAAGAAAAACTTGCTGTAACCTCTTTGGTATATACGTTGACCCAGTACTCTACCATTGAAAAGGTACAAATTAGGATAGCTGGTAGTATAGTAGAAGAGCTTACACATGGCACTAAGGTAAATTTACCCATATCTCGGGAAACCCTTGGGATCAATGTAGAGGTTGAAGATGGGGTTGATTTAAAAAACTCAGACAAAATCACCGTCTATCATCCTGTCTTGCGAAATGAAACTAATCTATATATCCCGGTAACTAGGGTAATTAACAGCAATCAAAATCATCTTAAAACCGCTGTGGGATTATATTTAAATGGGGCTGACTTTTCTCAACCATTTGAAGAAGAAAGTGAAGTTATGAAAACGCAGGTTAAAGAGAATGTTGCGGTTGTAAGCCTTTCTAAGGAATTTACATCATATCCTAAGCAAATGGAAGAAGGCATAGTCAAGTCGCTTATTTTAACAATAACAGAACTAGATAGGATAGAAAAAGTACAGCTTTTGATAGAAGGACACCCAAAAGTCTTACCAGCAGGGACTGACTTAAACAATATCATGGATAGACCTGCTTTTGCTAAGATTAATTAA
- the glmL gene encoding methylaspartate mutase accessory protein GlmL: MLEAILLIDFGSTFTKVTAVDVKTKKLLATAKAPTTVATGIGNGLEEAIGNLEKKVESEIEYKRKLACSSAAGGLKMVAIGLVPDLTAEAAKTAALGAGAKLMDVFSYRLNNSEIDKLSKMSADIILLAGGTDGGNGEVILENAKKIAESEINCPIIVAGNKDVQDEINEIFTAAKKKFFITENVLPSLDKINIEPAREEIRKVFINNIISAKGFDVIRQDIDGIVMPTPEAVLQAGKFMSKQQLLGAEEIVIVDMGGATTDVHSFTDGMPNTAGVVYRGLPQPFSKRTVEGDLGMRYSLSSLIEEIGESRIRKDLPSLDLNKILEDIGENYWSANITWEFENYLARQGVNIAVKRHGGTVETVYTPQGASYIQYGKDLSGVDVVIGTGGPLVNSDKAGYILKGALYNPAEPMALMPQNSKYCIDKQYLLSSIGLLVDDYPDIAEELVKDNFDFIEGGN, from the coding sequence ATGTTAGAAGCAATACTCTTAATCGACTTTGGCAGTACTTTTACAAAGGTAACAGCGGTGGATGTCAAAACAAAAAAGCTGTTAGCGACTGCTAAGGCTCCTACTACTGTGGCCACTGGCATAGGTAATGGTCTTGAAGAAGCTATTGGTAACCTAGAGAAAAAGGTAGAGAGTGAGATAGAGTATAAAAGAAAGTTGGCTTGTAGTAGTGCAGCCGGAGGATTAAAGATGGTGGCAATAGGCCTTGTACCGGATTTAACTGCTGAAGCGGCAAAAACTGCAGCACTAGGCGCAGGAGCTAAACTGATGGATGTTTTCAGTTACCGCCTAAATAATTCAGAGATTGATAAACTGTCGAAAATGAGCGCCGACATAATTTTGCTAGCCGGTGGTACTGATGGTGGCAACGGAGAAGTAATCTTGGAGAATGCAAAAAAAATAGCTGAATCTGAAATTAACTGTCCGATAATAGTTGCTGGAAATAAAGATGTGCAAGACGAGATTAACGAAATATTTACAGCTGCTAAAAAGAAGTTTTTCATAACCGAAAACGTTTTGCCAAGCTTAGATAAGATTAACATTGAACCAGCTAGAGAAGAAATACGAAAGGTTTTTATCAATAACATTATTTCAGCAAAGGGTTTTGATGTTATAAGACAAGATATCGATGGTATTGTAATGCCTACTCCTGAAGCTGTATTGCAAGCTGGTAAATTTATGTCAAAACAACAACTGTTAGGTGCAGAAGAAATCGTTATAGTTGATATGGGTGGAGCTACTACGGATGTACATTCATTTACTGATGGCATGCCAAACACAGCTGGAGTTGTCTACCGAGGACTTCCGCAGCCATTTTCCAAAAGGACCGTTGAGGGAGACTTGGGAATGCGTTATAGCCTTTCTTCTTTAATAGAAGAAATTGGAGAATCGAGAATAAGAAAAGACCTACCCTCTTTGGATTTAAATAAAATTTTAGAGGATATAGGTGAAAACTACTGGAGTGCCAACATTACTTGGGAATTTGAGAACTACTTAGCAAGACAGGGTGTCAATATTGCCGTTAAAAGGCATGGTGGAACTGTAGAAACAGTTTATACACCGCAAGGAGCTAGTTACATTCAATATGGGAAGGATTTATCCGGTGTAGATGTAGTAATTGGCACAGGTGGGCCTTTAGTAAACAGCGATAAAGCTGGATATATACTAAAAGGGGCTCTTTATAACCCGGCCGAACCAATGGCTCTTATGCCTCAAAACAGCAAGTATTGTATTGATAAACAGTATCTTTTGTCGTCTATAGGTTTGCTTGTGGATGATTATCCTGATATTGCTGAGGAATTAGTTAAAGACAATTTTGACTTTATTGAGGGAGGAAATTAA
- a CDS encoding methylaspartate ammonia-lyase has translation MKIVDVVTSCGLTGFYFDDQRAIKGDAVQDGFTYKGDSVTDGFTAIRQQGESLSIMLKLEDGQVAYGDCAAVQYSGAGGRDPLFLAKDFQPIVEQKITPILKGKELNSFKDLAEEIDSLKKENGKPIHTALRYGITQAILDAVAKSKKMTMAEVIAKEYNTELCTEPIPVFSQTGDERYMNVDKMIIKGVDVMPHGLINNVKHKLGNNGEKLKEYVAWLKKRVQDLDRGEDYLPIFHIDVYGTIGIAFDYDIDKMADYLDSLGEIAAPHTLRIEGPMDMEEKQLQIKKLKELYDKLQQKGSNVEIVADEWCNTFEDIKDFADHKCCHMAQIKAPDLGGINNIIEAVLYCKENNVGAYLGGTCNETDRAAQIAVHIALATNPDQILAKPGMGVDEGLMIVKNEMARTLALLK, from the coding sequence TTGAAAATAGTAGATGTTGTTACTTCATGTGGGTTAACAGGATTTTATTTTGATGACCAAAGAGCTATAAAAGGGGATGCTGTTCAAGATGGTTTTACCTATAAAGGAGATTCTGTAACTGATGGGTTTACTGCTATAAGACAGCAGGGAGAAAGCCTTTCAATTATGTTAAAGCTTGAAGATGGCCAGGTAGCGTACGGTGACTGTGCAGCAGTTCAGTACTCTGGAGCTGGTGGAAGGGATCCACTTTTCTTAGCTAAAGATTTTCAGCCAATTGTTGAGCAAAAAATCACTCCAATTCTAAAAGGTAAAGAGCTAAATAGCTTCAAAGATCTAGCAGAAGAAATAGACAGTTTAAAAAAAGAAAATGGCAAACCAATTCACACAGCATTGAGATATGGAATCACTCAGGCCATTTTGGATGCCGTTGCAAAAAGTAAAAAAATGACAATGGCTGAAGTTATTGCTAAAGAGTATAACACAGAGCTTTGTACTGAACCTATTCCGGTGTTTTCACAAACTGGAGATGAAAGGTATATGAATGTCGATAAAATGATTATTAAAGGGGTAGATGTAATGCCCCACGGCCTGATTAATAATGTGAAACACAAGCTGGGAAATAATGGAGAAAAACTGAAAGAGTATGTCGCTTGGCTAAAGAAACGTGTTCAAGATCTTGATAGAGGAGAGGACTATCTACCGATTTTCCATATAGATGTCTATGGCACTATCGGCATAGCATTTGATTATGATATAGATAAAATGGCTGATTATTTAGATAGTTTGGGAGAAATTGCTGCTCCTCATACTCTAAGAATAGAAGGGCCTATGGATATGGAAGAGAAGCAGCTTCAAATTAAAAAGCTTAAAGAGCTTTACGATAAGCTTCAGCAAAAGGGAAGTAATGTGGAAATAGTTGCTGATGAATGGTGTAATACATTTGAAGATATAAAAGACTTTGCCGATCATAAATGTTGTCATATGGCTCAGATTAAGGCTCCTGATTTAGGTGGCATCAACAATATCATTGAAGCTGTGCTTTATTGTAAAGAAAATAATGTAGGGGCGTATTTGGGAGGCACATGTAACGAAACAGATCGTGCAGCACAGATAGCAGTTCATATTGCCTTGGCTACAAACCCTGATCAAATACTTGCTAAGCCGGGTATGGGTGTTGACGAAGGACTTATGATAGTAAAAAATGAAATGGCCAGAACTTTGGCTTTACTAAAGTAG
- a CDS encoding alanine-tRNA synthetase second additional domain-containing protein gives MMNSSAHQYLMHATYFAPRGKHRLQALGNYLSQRYITPNDNVIGFIGDSGAGKSILIRGIFPGLELTNDDEGINVRPLPLLHQYQKGHFRSHTYHLDIRFESAFTQTWELAEAVKEAVSQGKRVVVEHFDLLYPHLGYNAEVLIGVGEEVIITRPGVFGPESKEIGDIVFDSIKYRKMAHTAEDLTSLVLMDMGFDRPTYHSDIKHGFVLEFQTKPNIDLIDLEQKVNELIESNLSISHHDDEHINIGEDIVFPCTGPRIHVKKTGDISGFYLIKDFKWDSLNQQYLLAGVVGFEESGLGLLK, from the coding sequence ATGATGAATTCATCTGCCCATCAATACTTGATGCATGCTACATATTTTGCGCCAAGGGGGAAACATAGACTGCAAGCATTAGGGAACTATCTAAGTCAGAGATATATTACTCCCAACGACAATGTAATTGGGTTTATAGGAGATTCTGGAGCGGGAAAATCAATTTTAATTAGAGGTATTTTTCCGGGATTGGAGTTGACTAATGATGATGAAGGTATTAACGTACGGCCCTTACCTTTATTACATCAATATCAAAAAGGACATTTCCGCTCCCACACTTATCACCTAGATATAAGGTTTGAATCTGCTTTTACACAGACTTGGGAATTAGCAGAAGCTGTTAAAGAGGCTGTTTCTCAAGGGAAAAGAGTGGTGGTGGAGCATTTCGATTTACTATATCCTCATTTAGGTTATAATGCTGAAGTGCTTATAGGAGTAGGAGAAGAGGTAATAATAACAAGACCTGGTGTTTTTGGACCTGAATCAAAAGAAATTGGTGATATCGTATTTGACTCTATTAAGTACAGAAAAATGGCCCACACAGCTGAAGACTTAACTTCACTTGTGCTTATGGACATGGGCTTTGACCGGCCAACATACCATAGTGATATCAAGCACGGATTTGTTTTGGAGTTTCAAACAAAACCTAATATAGATCTAATAGATCTTGAGCAAAAGGTTAATGAATTAATTGAATCAAATTTGAGTATTTCTCATCACGATGATGAACATATTAATATTGGTGAAGATATTGTGTTTCCTTGCACTGGACCGCGTATTCATGTTAAAAAAACTGGAGATATTTCAGGGTTTTATTTAATAAAGGATTTTAAATGGGATTCTTTAAACCAGCAATATCTTTTAGCTGGCGTGGTAGGGTTTGAGGAGTCAGGATTGGGACTTTTAAAATAG
- a CDS encoding methylaspartate mutase subunit E: MEVVNKKWPIEKLFAERAEILKKWETGKEVQDINKGIEYQKTIPKAKNFAAKLKEAKENGVTLVQPRAGVALVNEHIALLQYLQDEGGADLLPSTIDSYTRQNRYMEAQKGIEESVSSGRSLLNGFPAVNHGLENCRKVVESLKSPVQVRHGTPDARLLAEITLAAGFTDYEGGGISYNIPYAKDVSLEKTIYYWQYVDRLVGYYQENGVEINREPFGPLTGTLVPPSISHAVAILEAILAAEQGVMNMTLGYGQCGNLTQDVAAIQTLEELADEYLKDNGYEGRQLTTVFHQWMGGFPQDEAKAFGVISWGASAAALAKATKVIVKTPHEAMGIPTKEANAQGLRTTKQLINMLKDQSLPESKKLQLEKEMIKKETRAILDATLKLGEGDWAKGAIRAFESGIIDIPFAPSRYNAGRILPARDNEGAIRLLDSGDLPFTKEIEEFHKEKIEIRGKAEDREPSFQMVIDDIYAIGKGFLVGRPS, encoded by the coding sequence GTGGAAGTAGTTAATAAAAAATGGCCAATCGAGAAGTTGTTTGCTGAAAGAGCAGAAATTTTGAAAAAGTGGGAAACTGGTAAAGAAGTGCAGGATATAAACAAGGGGATTGAATATCAAAAGACGATACCTAAGGCAAAAAACTTTGCAGCAAAATTAAAAGAGGCTAAGGAAAATGGTGTAACTTTAGTTCAACCTAGAGCAGGCGTAGCTTTAGTTAATGAGCATATCGCCCTTTTACAATATCTACAAGATGAAGGGGGAGCGGATTTACTTCCTTCCACAATTGATAGCTATACAAGACAAAACAGGTATATGGAAGCGCAAAAAGGGATAGAGGAAAGTGTATCTAGTGGCAGGTCGCTGCTTAATGGTTTTCCTGCTGTTAACCATGGATTGGAAAATTGCCGAAAAGTAGTGGAAAGCCTTAAATCTCCAGTACAAGTTAGACACGGCACTCCAGATGCTAGATTATTAGCAGAAATAACTTTAGCAGCTGGTTTTACAGATTATGAAGGCGGCGGAATCTCTTATAATATTCCATATGCTAAAGATGTTTCGTTAGAGAAAACTATTTATTACTGGCAGTATGTTGATAGATTGGTTGGTTATTATCAAGAAAATGGTGTTGAAATAAATAGAGAGCCGTTTGGTCCGCTTACAGGAACTTTAGTGCCTCCTTCTATAAGTCATGCCGTAGCTATTTTAGAGGCAATCTTGGCTGCAGAGCAAGGTGTAATGAATATGACTTTAGGATATGGTCAGTGTGGTAACCTAACACAAGATGTAGCTGCAATTCAGACTTTAGAGGAATTAGCTGATGAATATCTTAAAGATAATGGCTACGAAGGAAGGCAACTAACCACTGTATTCCACCAATGGATGGGAGGATTCCCGCAAGATGAAGCCAAAGCTTTTGGTGTTATCAGCTGGGGAGCATCGGCAGCAGCTTTAGCAAAAGCAACCAAGGTTATTGTTAAAACTCCTCACGAGGCTATGGGAATTCCGACCAAAGAAGCAAATGCCCAAGGACTTAGAACTACTAAACAACTTATAAACATGTTAAAAGATCAATCTCTACCTGAAAGCAAAAAATTACAACTTGAAAAAGAAATGATTAAAAAGGAAACAAGAGCTATACTAGATGCAACTTTAAAGTTAGGTGAAGGGGACTGGGCAAAAGGAGCTATCCGAGCTTTTGAAAGTGGAATAATCGATATACCGTTTGCTCCAAGTAGATATAATGCAGGAAGAATTTTACCAGCAAGAGATAATGAAGGAGCGATACGCTTGCTAGATAGTGGTGACTTGCCATTTACCAAAGAGATTGAAGAATTCCATAAAGAAAAGATAGAGATAAGAGGCAAAGCAGAAGACAGAGAGCCAAGTTTCCAAATGGTAATTGATGATATTTATGCTATTGGAAAAGGATTTTTGGTAGGTAGACCTAGCTAA
- a CDS encoding DUF4387 domain-containing protein, with the protein MSKINITELTTVIRSKNAGPYELTFDLIFKTEEIFNYVVENKFITEELIAKLYGIDVEKVISVVPYSPSKAIKATIVRPIAAGDVGETDVYGAQQHGPLLNIEIPWER; encoded by the coding sequence ATGAGTAAAATTAACATTACAGAACTAACTACTGTTATTCGTAGTAAAAATGCTGGTCCTTACGAATTAACTTTTGATTTAATTTTTAAAACAGAAGAGATATTCAATTACGTAGTGGAAAATAAATTTATCACAGAAGAGCTTATAGCTAAACTATACGGAATTGATGTAGAGAAAGTAATTTCTGTAGTTCCTTACTCACCTTCTAAAGCGATAAAAGCTACTATCGTACGTCCTATTGCTGCAGGTGATGTAGGTGAGACAGATGTTTACGGAGCTCAACAGCATGGCCCCCTCTTAAATATTGAGATTCCGTGGGAAAGGTAG
- a CDS encoding Fe-S-containing hydro-lyase, giving the protein METIKLTTPLKEDDIRKLKAGDLVEISGTIYSARDAAHKRFIETLKKGEELPFDVKGQVIYYVGPCPAKPGQIIGSAGPTTSGRMDKYTPQLLDCGLKGMIGKGQRSEEVKKSIVVNKSVYFSAIGGAAALIAKRIKKSEIIAYEDLGAEGVRKMEVENFPLIVAVDSCGNDFYKQGKEKYLSK; this is encoded by the coding sequence ATGGAAACGATAAAATTAACTACCCCTTTAAAAGAAGATGATATTAGAAAACTTAAAGCAGGGGATTTGGTGGAAATATCGGGCACGATATATTCAGCTAGAGATGCTGCCCATAAAAGGTTTATCGAAACGCTAAAAAAAGGTGAAGAGCTGCCATTTGATGTAAAAGGGCAGGTTATATATTATGTTGGTCCTTGTCCAGCAAAGCCAGGTCAAATAATAGGCTCGGCAGGGCCAACTACAAGTGGCCGAATGGATAAGTATACGCCACAGCTATTGGACTGTGGACTAAAGGGTATGATCGGAAAAGGGCAAAGAAGCGAAGAAGTAAAGAAGAGTATAGTGGTTAATAAAAGTGTTTATTTTAGCGCTATAGGTGGTGCTGCAGCTTTAATAGCAAAACGAATTAAAAAAAGCGAGATAATAGCATATGAAGATCTAGGTGCAGAGGGTGTAAGAAAGATGGAGGTAGAAAACTTCCCACTTATTGTGGCTGTTGATAGCTGCGGTAATGACTTTTATAAGCAAGGTAAAGAAAAATACTTATCAAAGTAA
- the racE gene encoding glutamate racemase, producing the protein MIFNINSIGLLDSGVGGLTVVKEINKILPNERMIYFGDTAKMPYGPREPKQVRGFAMDIINFLNTQDVKMMVVACNTATAVGLDYYQQKFDIPIIGVIAPGAQAAIKATVNRKIGVIGTEGTINSGSYEQALKDIDPDVEVFSKACPLFVLLVENNLMDTKEAKEVAQSYLQPLKNQGVDTLILGCTHYPIMEELIQEVMGPDVKLVNSAKATAQLTKDILTQNKLLYDERRRPVHRYFVSGATAGFERIADNWLGDNTKAFRVDLEN; encoded by the coding sequence ATGATATTTAATATAAATTCTATTGGTTTATTGGACTCTGGCGTAGGGGGATTAACGGTTGTTAAAGAAATTAACAAGATTCTTCCTAATGAGAGGATGATTTATTTTGGAGACACTGCTAAGATGCCCTATGGACCAAGAGAACCAAAGCAAGTTCGAGGTTTTGCAATGGACATAATTAATTTTTTAAATACTCAGGATGTAAAAATGATGGTGGTTGCTTGTAACACAGCTACAGCCGTGGGACTTGATTACTATCAACAAAAGTTTGATATCCCCATAATTGGAGTTATAGCCCCAGGGGCTCAGGCTGCAATAAAAGCTACTGTAAATAGAAAGATAGGTGTTATTGGAACCGAAGGGACTATTAACAGTGGTTCTTATGAACAAGCGCTAAAAGATATCGACCCTGATGTTGAGGTTTTTTCAAAAGCATGCCCACTGTTTGTTTTGTTGGTAGAGAACAACCTTATGGACACTAAAGAAGCAAAAGAAGTGGCACAAAGCTATTTACAACCACTTAAAAATCAAGGGGTTGATACTTTAATTTTAGGATGTACTCATTATCCAATCATGGAAGAACTAATTCAGGAGGTGATGGGGCCGGACGTAAAATTAGTAAACTCTGCAAAAGCAACAGCTCAATTAACTAAAGATATCCTGACGCAAAACAAGCTGTTATATGATGAAAGGCGAAGACCTGTTCATAGATATTTTGTTAGTGGAGCTACTGCTGGGTTTGAGAGGATAGCTGACAACTGGTTAGGGGATAACACAAAAGCTTTTAGAGTGGATTTAGAGAACTAA
- a CDS encoding fumarate hydratase, which yields MREIQVFSVTEAVKEMVISCNYVIAPDIKEGLTRGYETEDNELAKSLLEQIIENSEIAANEQMPICQDTGMAVIFVEVGRGVCLTGGSLDEAINEGVRQGYEEGYLRKSVVKDPLNRENTKDNTPAVVHTEIVEGDQIKLTVAPKGFGSENMSSLKMLKPADGQEGVIDFVLSSVSNAGGNPCPPIVVGVGIGGTMEKAALLAKKAAVRSIDSENSNPFYQKFEEHLLQKINQLGIGPQGFGGKTTAIGVNVEYYPTHIAGLPVAVNINCHATRHATKTI from the coding sequence TTGAGAGAAATCCAAGTTTTTAGTGTGACAGAAGCAGTAAAAGAAATGGTTATTTCTTGTAATTACGTTATAGCTCCTGATATTAAAGAAGGATTAACAAGAGGGTATGAAACTGAAGATAATGAACTGGCGAAAAGTTTGCTAGAGCAAATTATTGAAAATAGCGAAATTGCTGCAAATGAACAAATGCCCATTTGTCAAGATACTGGTATGGCGGTTATATTTGTTGAAGTGGGAAGAGGGGTATGTCTTACTGGAGGCAGCCTTGATGAAGCAATAAACGAAGGGGTAAGACAGGGGTATGAGGAAGGTTATTTAAGAAAATCTGTTGTTAAAGATCCATTAAATCGCGAAAACACTAAAGATAACACACCAGCCGTTGTTCATACTGAGATAGTTGAAGGAGATCAAATTAAACTTACAGTAGCTCCTAAAGGTTTTGGTAGCGAAAACATGAGCTCATTAAAGATGTTAAAGCCAGCGGATGGACAAGAAGGGGTTATAGATTTTGTGTTAAGCTCTGTTTCAAACGCAGGAGGAAATCCTTGCCCTCCTATTGTTGTGGGAGTTGGTATTGGTGGGACGATGGAAAAAGCAGCTCTTTTAGCAAAGAAAGCTGCTGTTAGATCAATCGACTCCGAAAACTCCAACCCATTTTATCAAAAGTTTGAAGAACATCTATTGCAGAAAATAAATCAGCTGGGGATAGGGCCACAAGGATTTGGAGGCAAAACAACTGCAATAGGGGTAAATGTAGAATATTACCCTACCCATATAGCAGGATTGCCTGTGGCAGTAAACATAAACTGCCATGCTACAAGGCATGCCACTAAAACAATATAG
- the glmS gene encoding methylaspartate mutase subunit S, giving the protein MSSKTIIIGVIGADVHAVGNKILDYAFTQAGYEVVNIGVLASQEEFVKAAVETGANAILVSSLYGHGEIDCRGLREKCEEAGIGNILLYVGGNLVVGKKEWEPVKETFMNMGFDRAYPPGTAPEVAIEDLKKDLAQEG; this is encoded by the coding sequence ATGAGCTCAAAGACAATCATAATTGGAGTTATCGGTGCGGATGTGCATGCTGTGGGAAATAAAATATTAGATTACGCCTTTACGCAAGCTGGCTATGAAGTGGTTAACATTGGGGTTTTAGCGTCGCAAGAGGAATTTGTAAAAGCCGCTGTGGAGACAGGTGCAAATGCAATTTTAGTATCTTCCTTATATGGTCATGGGGAAATTGACTGTAGAGGACTTAGAGAAAAGTGCGAAGAAGCAGGTATAGGAAATATTCTACTATATGTAGGTGGAAATTTAGTAGTAGGGAAGAAAGAGTGGGAACCTGTAAAAGAGACATTTATGAATATGGGTTTTGATAGGGCTTATCCACCGGGTACTGCCCCTGAAGTTGCTATAGAGGACTTAAAAAAAGATTTAGCGCAGGAGGGTTAA
- a CDS encoding acyclic terpene utilization AtuA family protein — MKEFKILAPTAILGYGFPVDSFERGMEKKPDLIAVDAGSVDPGPYYLGAGKSFTDRAAVKRDLKFMLKAAKKHKVPVSIGSAGGAGGKQHLDWNVDIIEEILKEEDLQLKVVVINSQLDKEFLVDKLAQGDIDPLLPAKEISKEDILKSTNIVGQMGIEPFDKAIEMGADVIIAGRAYDPAVFAAHPIKLGYDPGLAMHMGKILECASIAASPGSGRDAMLGTLGEDYFILEPMNEQRSCTTDSVAAHSLYEKTNPFILPGPGGTLNLKETTYEQLDDRRVKVLGSKFELSKEYTIKLEGAASVGKRTISIAGTRDPIMINQIDEIIEEVKDQVKDNFQDGGYQYTLNFHIYGKNGVMGQLEPTQNPNSHELGLVIDVVAKTKEVADTICSFTRSTMLHYGYENRKATAGNLAFPYSPSDIHAGDVYQFTIHHLLKNIDPQGLFETCWLKDYVKGDKNE, encoded by the coding sequence ATGAAGGAATTTAAAATACTTGCACCTACCGCCATACTTGGGTATGGTTTTCCAGTAGATTCTTTTGAAAGAGGTATGGAGAAAAAACCAGATTTAATTGCTGTTGATGCAGGCTCTGTGGATCCAGGCCCCTATTATTTAGGTGCTGGCAAATCCTTTACAGACCGTGCAGCAGTTAAAAGAGACCTTAAGTTTATGCTAAAGGCTGCAAAAAAACATAAAGTCCCTGTTTCTATAGGTAGTGCTGGAGGAGCAGGAGGAAAGCAGCACTTAGATTGGAATGTTGATATAATAGAAGAAATCTTAAAAGAAGAAGATTTACAACTAAAAGTTGTAGTGATAAATTCTCAACTTGATAAGGAATTCTTAGTTGATAAGTTGGCACAAGGTGACATAGACCCATTATTACCTGCAAAGGAAATTAGTAAAGAGGATATACTAAAAAGCACTAACATTGTAGGACAAATGGGAATAGAACCCTTTGACAAAGCTATCGAAATGGGGGCGGATGTAATTATTGCAGGACGTGCGTATGACCCTGCTGTCTTTGCAGCTCACCCAATCAAGCTGGGATATGACCCTGGTCTTGCAATGCATATGGGTAAAATTCTAGAATGTGCCTCTATAGCTGCATCGCCTGGAAGTGGTAGAGATGCGATGCTAGGAACTTTAGGAGAGGATTATTTCATTTTAGAGCCTATGAATGAACAAAGAAGCTGTACTACTGATTCAGTGGCAGCTCATAGCTTATACGAAAAAACCAATCCCTTTATCCTACCCGGCCCTGGTGGAACGCTAAACTTAAAGGAAACTACTTATGAACAATTAGACGATAGGCGAGTAAAGGTTTTAGGAAGCAAGTTTGAGCTTTCCAAAGAGTATACAATTAAGTTAGAAGGTGCTGCATCGGTTGGCAAGAGAACCATCTCTATTGCAGGAACAAGAGATCCAATTATGATAAATCAAATAGATGAAATTATCGAGGAAGTAAAGGATCAAGTAAAAGATAATTTCCAGGATGGAGGTTATCAGTACACCCTAAACTTCCATATATACGGAAAAAACGGAGTAATGGGACAACTAGAGCCTACTCAAAACCCTAATAGTCACGAGCTTGGACTGGTTATTGACGTTGTTGCAAAGACAAAAGAAGTTGCTGATACCATTTGTAGTTTTACAAGGTCGACTATGCTGCACTATGGCTATGAAAACAGGAAGGCTACAGCAGGAAACCTTGCGTTCCCCTATTCTCCTTCTGATATCCATGCAGGTGATGTTTATCAATTTACTATTCATCACTTACTAAAGAATATAGACCCTCAAGGTCTTTTTGAGACATGTTGGTTAAAGGACTATGTAAAGGGGGATAAAAATGAGTAA